TCCCTCCCCACTATGAAGTGTGTTGCCCCAAAGTTCTTCCTCATTATGGCGTGGTGTATGGCCTCTCTTGGCCCAGCATACCTCATCTCATACCTCACAGTTGCGAGAACAGTAACGTTTTTCGGATAGTAGTGCTCGAAGAGAACTTCATAAGCCCTTATTATGACTTCATCCTTGTAATCTCCCTTCTTCTTCTTTCCAAGTACTGGATTTATGAAGAGTCCGTCAACAAACGTCAATGCTGCCTTCTGGACATACTCATGGCCGAGATGTGGGACGTTTCTTGTCTGAAATGCAACTATCGTTTTCCAGCCTCTCTCTTTGAAGAGCACTCTGGTTTCAACAGGCCTTAGAGTGTACTTTGCGAACCTGTTGGGAAGCTCATTTAGAAGCTCTATCTCACCCCCAACCAACCACTCACCCATCGAGTACACCTTGGCAACCCCAGGATGGTTGGGATCATCGGTCTTGAAGACCTTTTTTGCAAATTCCTTTTTGTCGTATTTGTAAATCTCCTCCACATGCATTCTGGCTATGGGGAGGTCTTCGTAATACAGAAGAACTGCATCTCCCTCGTCAAATGTTTTCTCCTTAATATCAAGGACTATGGGAATTGTCCACGGAAGGTCATTGCTTAGTCTCATATTGTCAAGAACGCTTTGAAAGTCGTCACTTGTAAGGAATCCCTTAAGGGGGGAATACACACCGTGGGCTATGTTTTCTAGGTCTATGGCTCTTCCATGGTCTATTTGGACTCTAGGATACTCATGCTGTTCGCTAAGGATTCTTTCTCTAGTTCTCTCCGCAACGATTCTCCTAACGAGCTTTCCGCCGTGAGGCTTAGAGACCATAATAAAACCTCCTAAGAAAAGAAAAATCAGTCGAGATAACCAAGGGCCCTCAGCCTTTCCTTTATCTTCTCTTCTTCTTCCTCACTAAAGACTTCTTCTTCCTCTTCCTCCTCAAGGCTTGCCAGCACTTCTCTAAGGACATAGGTTACGTACTCATCAACACTTTCAAATCCTGTCTCCTCAACTCTTTCCTTTATCCTATCGTATAAGCTCTTCGGAATTTTGACTTCAACGTATTCTTCCGGCATCTTAACCACCACCGAGTCTCTTCTATTATTAAGCCCTTTTAATGGTTTATCCCAACATCAAACTTACCTTTAGCATCCTTAATCTAATAAACCAAATTGCAATGAGATGTCTTTCTATGTTTCTCCTAGATTATATACCATTCTGAGAAGAACAGTATAAAAATGATCCTGCCATTCTTTTCCTTAAAGAAGGTCCTTTACCCTAAAGCGTAGCCCTACATCTTCGCAACTTATATTATATTGAAAGGTTTATCGCTGATACTAAAGCCGAGGTAACACCAACATCAGAGGGAGGGTAAAGCCTTGCCGCAATGTTCAAAAAGATGGAAAACGTTTTCCTCAATTATCACTAACTCTCGAAGGCCCTTTTTGCCTAAAACACCGTTATTTAAAAAGTTCTTCTATTCTGAAGCGCAGGCTTTCAACGAGCTCTTCCCAGTTCGGACGTAGTGTCTTGGGAATAAAGTGGTTGGTTGACTTAACCTGTTAATCAATTCGCCCCCAAAATCTTCCTTGATATGGTAAAACTTTGTGGTAAGCTCCAAAGCTTTCAGGAATTTGTCCGTCTTAAACTCCACGTTAAGAGCATGAAAAGCATCATAGATGTCCTTGCCCTCCATGCGGTTGTATAAAGCAACAATCTTCTTTGCAAGTAGATCCTCTAAAGAATAAACCTTGAACATCGTAGGGTAGCTATCTATATCCTCCGAGAATCTCGCCGCTCCAATCTTAGCTAAATAAACTCTGTTGAGGGCTGTTCCTCCTTTTAGAATTGACTTCTCACCAAAAATCTCCCACAGCTGGCTTAGGAGGAGCGAAATCTTTTCCTCCTTATCAACATAATTTAAGCCCAACACTGTCTTGGTAGCTATGTATCTGAGTATCCTCTCATCCATACGCCCACCCCAAAATCCTTTCCTTCCCGAAGTTGTCAATTAGCTTCCACTCCCTGATGCCTCTCCCTCTGGAGGGAAGCGTTGGAACCAACTTGGTCCATGTTTTAACCCTGCTCCTCAAGTACTCAATGACATCCTCCGGAACATTAACACCGAGATTTTTCACAAGCTCCAAGATGTAGCCCGTCCTTTGGCAGAGAGAATCACTAGCAAAGCGTTTAAAGTAGCTCAAGAACTCGTCCCAGTCTATTTTCTCAGCCTCGTAAAGTGCTTTTGTTACCTTGGAGTAGCTCCCACAGTACCCTGGTTTGTAAAAGCAGTCAAAGAAAGTTTTGGCTAGGGTAGATGTGTAGATTCCATTCTTGAGGGTCATTCCCGTTGCTTTTTCACCTAGGGCAACAGCTTTTATGGTGTACTCTCCAATTTCTTTTTCACCCGACTTTCTTGGAGTGGCCACGAATATCGTAAACGGTTCATACTCAATAAGGCCATAGAGCCTCAGCGCCGAGGAGAATGCAATATAGCCTGGGAATAACACTAGTGCTATTTGATACGGATTTTTTATTAGAGGTTTTTCCCGGCTCCTCGTTTACTTTTCTTTTGAAAGCCTCGCCCTTTAGGGCGGGGAGGAGGTCAGCACAATGCATATAAGTATCGATACCGATACTAAGTATCGGGGGCGATACCTTGTTCTTCGATCCAAGGCCCAAAGAGAAAAGAGAGGATCTGTTTGGCAGAGAAAAGGAACTAACCGGGCTTATTACATCAATAATAAATATCCAATAACCTTACTCCTTGGAATAAGGAGAACGGGAAAAGGTTCTTTTTTCTGGTTCTGAGGTAGGTTTATTGCATGACTTCCTAGGATTTGAAGACTCTAAGGCTCCCCTCTTTGGTAGGATATACAATGAGATAATCCTGGAGCCCTTTCCCAGGGATCTCTCCATTGAGTTTTTAAGGGAAGGCTTCAGGGAAGTTGGCCTTAATGTTCCCCAAGAGCATATAGAGAGGGCCGTCGATGAGCTTGACGGCATTCCCGGGTGGTTAGTTGAGTATGGTTACCACTATATGCACGCGAGAAACCATAAGAAAGCCCTAGAGAAAACACTTCAAAACGCACTTTCTCTGATAAGATCGGAGCTCTCTGAGCTCGAGAGGAGGAGTGAGAGGTACGTAACACTCTTAAAGGCAATCTCCCTGGGAATTAACAGGTGGTCCAAGATAAAGGAGTACGTTGAGGTTAAGCATGGTTCAATAACTAATGCTAGACTCTCAGCTCTACTCAGGAACCTTGAGAAGGTGAGCTGGATAAGATCAGATCTCGAAAATGGGAAGAAGGTGTATAAAATAGTTGATCCGGTAGTTGAGAGAATTATTAAAAGTTTATGAGAAGGTGGAGGTAATTGTAGGGTGGTACTATGAAGTTCAAAGTCATCTTGGAGCCTCAGCCAGAAGGAGGGTACGTGGCCTACGTCCCAGCACTCCCAGGGTGCGTAAGCCAAGGAGAAACCGAGGAGGAAGCACTTGAAAATATAAAAGAGGCAATAGAACTTTACCTTGAAGTTCTGGAAGAGAGGAGAAGGAGAAATACTGTGGGAAACTTTTTCACTTCCTCCTCACCTTGAAGAACTGTTTCTACTTCTAACAAATTGATCAAAATGTTTATACATTATGCAATACGATAACGTATTCAGGTATCGTATAATGGAGGTTGTCAGCTTTGGGATTCCTTATGACCTCAAGAAGAAGATGAAAGAGGTTGATATCAACTGGAACGAGGAAGTCAGAAAATTAATTGGAGCTAAAGTTAGAGAGTACAGAAGAAAGAAAGCGTTGGGGAGATTGATGCAATGCTTGCGAACTCCTCTTCCTAATTCCATTCCACACGGAAAGGGCTTCCAGAGTTATTAAGCGGAAATAGATGCCCCTCGATCAAACTCAACTGCTTGCAGGTGATAGGGAGTCCTCTCTGAAATGGTTATGAACCGGGCCAATATCTCGAGAACAATCCCCTTGTGGTTCTCACTCTCTTTCCTGGTGCCTACTATAATTTTCACGTAAGTTCCTGGAAAATGCAGGAATATGCCTTGGTCTGTTATGTGTGAAAACATGCGCGTGCAAGAAAAATTCGTTGTATGATGAATAATGTTAGGTGGTAATAGGTGTTGCATAAGTCTTAAGTTATGGTACCGTTACTTAGTAACGGGGGCGTTACTAATGCTGTTTGATCCACGACCCAAAAATAGCAGGAAAGACCTGTTTGACAGAGAAGAAGAACTAGAAGAGCTAAAGAAAGCAGTTAGGAGGTATCCCATTGTTCTCCTTCTGGGAATAAGGAGGGTTGGAAAGTCATCCCTGCTGAAGGTAGCGCTGAACGAGCTCGAAAATGGAATCTACATCGATGTTAGAGAGCTCTACTTCTCCTCCGGCGGATGGATAACGGTAGATTCGCTGACCAACGCACTTGAAAGAGCACTAAACTCTTTGAAGCCAAGCTTCAGAAGGAAAATTACGGAAGCTTTGAGAAGCGTTAAAGGAGTTACCGTTGCCGGAGTAACATTGAAGTTCGAGAGCAGAGTTTCGCTTCCCGACGTTTTGAATGCCCTGAACGATGTGGGAGTGATTATGGCCTTTGATGAGGCCCAATACTTGAGATACTATGGAGCGAGAGGAGGCAAGGAATTCCTAGCTATGGTGGCCTATGCCTACGACAACCTCGAGAACATGAGGTTCGTGTTCTCCGGCTCCGAGGTTGGATCACTGCACGATTTCTTGGGCACGGCGAATTATGACTCCCCGCTATATGGCAGGGTTTATGGGGAGATAACAGTCAAGCCCTTTTCAAGGGAACTGTCCAGGGAGTTTTTTAGGAGGGGATTCGAGGAGGCGGGAATGAAAGTGGAGGAGAAGCTAATCGAGAGGACTGTGGAACTCCTGGATGGCATTCCCGGCTGGCTCGTGGAGTTCGGTTACAACTACATAGAAACGAGGGACTTTGACAGGGCGATGGAGAGTGTAATTCTCAAGGCTGAGAAGTTTATGGAGGGTGAACTGAGAGAGCTCGCCAGGAGGAGTGAGAGGTACATACTAATATTAAAGGCTATAGCAATGGGTTTTGACAGGTGGGAGCTGATTAAGGATTACCTAGAAGCGCGGAGCGGTAAGATACCCAATCCAAGATTGGCTAACCTCCTCAGAAACCTGGAAAAGATGAGCTGGATAAGGAAAGTCTATCGTGACGGTACAAAAAGGTACGAGATCGTTGATCCGGTAGTGGCAAGGATATTGAGGAAGTTCTCACGACAGGCGGGTTTATGAGCAATAAACCTTATAAGCAACTATTCCTGCTTTAGAGTATGATACTCATGAGTAGGTTTATTGACAGGGAGGAGGAGCTTGAGTTCCTTAGGAGGAAGTGGAGTTCTGAAAAGCCCGAGCTTGTAATCATTTACGGCAGGAGGAGAATTGGAAAGACGTACCTTTTACAAAAATTTTTATCTGAGGTAGGTGGCCTCTATCTGCTGGCGGAGGAGAGTGAAACGGTTTTGGAAGATTTCTCGGAGAGGCTTGCCGAGCACTTCAATGATCGCCTCCTCAGAGAAAATCCGCTGAGAAGCTGGGGAGCTTTCTTCACGTATCTCGCCGAAAAGAGTTCAGAGAGGCTGGTAGTGGTGATAGATGAGGTTCAGTACATAGCGAAATCGCAGAAGGATTTCCTCAGCACGTTGCAGAAATACTGGGATCTGTATCTCTCAAAGACGAAGATCATGCTAATCCTTTGTGGCTCCTTAGTTTCATTCATGGAAGGAGTACTCTCGGCGAAGTCTCCCATATATGGGAGGAGAACGGGAGTCTGGAAGGTTGAGGAGATGGACTTTTTCAACGCTTGGAAATTCCACGATGTTGATGCCGAAACCGCAGTGCTCATATACTCCGTCTTCGGTGGAGTTCCCCAGTATTTGGCCGATTACAACCCAGAACTTAGCTTTTGGAACAATCTCAGGGAATTATTACTATCAAAGGGGGCGAAATACTATGATGAGCCGAAATTCCTTCTCAAACAAGAACTGAGGGATGTTTCTAGGTACTTCTCAATCCTCAGGGCAATAGCTTTGGGTTATACCCGCTTTGGCCAGATCGCAGACAAGGCCAAAATCGATACGAAATCCCTCGCAAAATACCTACACGTATTGGGCGAAATGGGCTACATAACTGAAGAAAATCCTGTAATTGGAAAGGGGAAAACCCTCTACAAAATCAACGACAACCTCTTTGCCTTCTGGTTCCGCTTCGTTTATCCGCGAAAGAGTGAGATCGAGATGGGTCTCGACGTCATTGAAGACATAAAAGCGGAATTTAACGACTACCTCGGTAAGGCATTTGAAGAGATTGCCAAACAATTTTTGGTGAGGCTGAACTTGACTGGAAGTCTTCCCTTTAAGTTTACAAGAATTGGAAGGTGGTGGCATAAAGGGGAAGAGATTGATGTAGTGGCGATAAACGAGCGCGAAAGGAAGATTATGCTTGTTGAAGTTAAGTGGAAGGAGCTCAGCAAAAAAGATGCAAAGAATATCTTAAGAGAGCTGAAAAGGAAGGCTAAGCTTATTAAATTGGAAGACTGGGAGGAGCATTATGGTATTATTGCAAAGAAAATCATAGAAAAAGAGGAGCTAAGGGAAGGTGGCCTCCTTGTTTGGGATCTTAAGGATTTTGAAGAACTGCGAGGTCAAGATAATGTTCCTAAGGAAAGCCGAAATCCCACTTCATAAACCTTAAGTCCTTGATTAAAAATAATGTATCTTGGGTGGAATGCATGAAAGCTTTAATACTCTCTGGCGGCCACGGCACTAGGTTAAGGCCCCTGACGTACTCCCAGCAGAAGCAACTTATTCCAGTAGCAAACAAGCCTGTCCTGTTTTATGCTATAGAAGATGTCATTGAGGCAGGCATAAGAGAGATAGGTATCATCGTTGGGCCAAATGCTGAACTCGTGAAGAAAACAGTCCTAAGTGTTGACTGGGATGCCGAGATAGAGTTCATCTACCAAGGAGAGCCCAAAGGTTTGGCACATGCCATACTCGTTGCAAGGGATTACCTTGGCGATGATGACTTCGTGATGTATCTGGGGGACAACATATTAAGAGAGGGGATAGTCCGGCATAAAGAAAAGTTCGAGAAAAGTGACTATGATGCCAGCATTCTTCTCTGTGAAGTTCCTAACCCACAGCAGTTTGGAGTAGCTGAGCTTAGTGAAGATGGGAAAACAATAAAGAGGCTTGTTGAGAAGCCAAAGCATCCGCCGAGTAATCTGGCCTTAGTGGGTATATACTTCTTCAGACCGATAATCCATGAAGCCGTGAGGCACATAAAACCCTCATGGAGGAACGAGCTTGAGATAACAGACGCGATCCAGTGGCTGATAGACAACGGTTACAAAGTGGGATGGACAAAGGTTACGGGGTGGTGGAAGGATACTGGGAAACCAGAAGACCTGCTTGAAGCTAATAGGCTTGTCTTGGATGAAATTGAAAGGGATGTGAAGATAGACACGAAGGCTAAGATAATTGGAAGGGTTAAGATTGAGGAGGGAGCTCAAATAGATGAGAACACCGTCATAAAGGGGCCCGCAATAATAGGGAAGAACGCCGTGATAAGGAACGCCTACATCGGCCCCTACACGAGTGTAGGAAACAACGTGGTCATAGAAGATACTGAAATTGAAGACTCGATAATCATGGATGGGAGCGTTATAATAGGGGCTGGAAGGATAATAGAAAGCATCATAGGTAGGGATGTGAGGATAGTAAGGAGTGATGGACACCCTTCGGGCAGAAGGCTAATAGTGGGCGACAAATCCCAGCTCATCTTGTGAGGTGAAAACATGCGTGTTTTGGTAACGGGTGGGATGGGGTTCATAGGGAGCAACTTCATACGATATATACTCAAGAAGCACAAGGACTGGGAGGTAGTAAATGTTGACAACCTAAGCTACGGGTCAAACCCAACAAATTTAAAGGACATTGAAAGAGATCCACGCTATACTTTTATTAAAGGCGACATAGCTGACTTTGAGCTTGTTAAGGGGCTTGTGAAGAAGGTAGACGCTGTAGTTAACTTTGCGGCGGAAAGCGTTGCAGAAAATGAACTTGTAGCGGTTTACAGAAATGGCAGAATCAGCCTCGTAACGTTTGGTGAATTGTTTAACCAGCTAAGTAAAACCAATAAGGTAATAAGAGACGGGAAGCATGAAATAATTGACGTTTCGGGCAGGAACATAAAAGTGCTATCCTTTTATAATGGGTATGGGGCATGGTTTCCACTAAAAAAAGTCATTCGACATTATTATAAAGGAAAACTCTTATGTTTGCGTCAAAAATGGGGAGAAATTTGTGTGACCCCAAATCACTCCGTATACGATGTTTTTGGAAACCTCGTTAGTGCAGATTCAAACCCAGAGCTTTTGGCAATTAGAAGAATAAACTATTATCCCCATGAACATAAGTTCAGGAACACTGCTAAGGTTCGTGCTGAGGGAAATGGTCACTTAAGGGTAGTCCTCGACAAGGTTTATACTGAAGAGAAGCTAGAAGCACTTCTAAGACTGCTCGCAGCGTATATTTCAGAGGGTAATGCCACTTATAACAAAGCAAACGGCTCTTATACTGTAGTTATAAGTAGCGGTAATAAAGAGTGGTTAGAGAGACTCGCGAAGGATTACAAATTGATTTCAAATGGCTCATATTCAATTACAAAACGAAAAAACGGGGTCTATCAGCTGGAATTAAACAGTAAAGAGTTTCATCAAATGTGTGTAAAACTCTGCGGCAAAAATGCTTCAGAAAAAAGGCTTCCAGATTTTGTATATGGGTTGGACAGGAAATATCAGGAGTTATTCTGGAAAACGCTATTAGAAGGAGATGGAACGTATAGGCAGTGGGAAAGGAATAAAACTGCTGAGTACACAACGGTCTCAAGAAGATTGGCGGCTGGACTAGGCTTGCTTCTAGCAGTTATGGGCATTGATTACACTTATTACATAAGTAAGCCGAGAAACGGTAACCACACCTCATATACCATTAGAACA
This is a stretch of genomic DNA from Pyrococcus sp. ST04. It encodes these proteins:
- the sat gene encoding sulfate adenylyltransferase, coding for MVSKPHGGKLVRRIVAERTRERILSEQHEYPRVQIDHGRAIDLENIAHGVYSPLKGFLTSDDFQSVLDNMRLSNDLPWTIPIVLDIKEKTFDEGDAVLLYYEDLPIARMHVEEIYKYDKKEFAKKVFKTDDPNHPGVAKVYSMGEWLVGGEIELLNELPNRFAKYTLRPVETRVLFKERGWKTIVAFQTRNVPHLGHEYVQKAALTFVDGLFINPVLGKKKKGDYKDEVIIRAYEVLFEHYYPKNVTVLATVRYEMRYAGPREAIHHAIMRKNFGATHFIVGRDHAGVGNYYGPYEAWDLFDEFPDLGITPMFIREAFYCKKCGGMVNEKICPHSEEFHVRISGTKLRKMIMSGEKPPEYMMRPEVYEVIRSFEKPFIE
- a CDS encoding nucleotidyl transferase AbiEii/AbiGii toxin family protein, which encodes MDERILRYIATKTVLGLNYVDKEEKISLLLSQLWEIFGEKSILKGGTALNRVYLAKIGAARFSEDIDSYPTMFKVYSLEDLLAKKIVALYNRMEGKDIYDAFHALNVEFKTDKFLKALELTTKFYHIKEDFGGELINRLSQPTTLFPRHYVRTGKSSLKACASE
- a CDS encoding type IV toxin-antitoxin system AbiEi family antitoxin; translated protein: MLFPGYIAFSSALRLYGLIEYEPFTIFVATPRKSGEKEIGEYTIKAVALGEKATGMTLKNGIYTSTLAKTFFDCFYKPGYCGSYSKVTKALYEAEKIDWDEFLSYFKRFASDSLCQRTGYILELVKNLGVNVPEDVIEYLRSRVKTWTKLVPTLPSRGRGIREWKLIDNFGKERILGWAYG
- a CDS encoding ATP-binding protein yields the protein MHDFLGFEDSKAPLFGRIYNEIILEPFPRDLSIEFLREGFREVGLNVPQEHIERAVDELDGIPGWLVEYGYHYMHARNHKKALEKTLQNALSLIRSELSELERRSERYVTLLKAISLGINRWSKIKEYVEVKHGSITNARLSALLRNLEKVSWIRSDLENGKKVYKIVDPVVERIIKSL
- a CDS encoding type II toxin-antitoxin system HicB family antitoxin; its protein translation is MKFKVILEPQPEGGYVAYVPALPGCVSQGETEEEALENIKEAIELYLEVLEERRRRNTVGNFFTSSSP
- a CDS encoding ATP-binding protein; this encodes MLFDPRPKNSRKDLFDREEELEELKKAVRRYPIVLLLGIRRVGKSSLLKVALNELENGIYIDVRELYFSSGGWITVDSLTNALERALNSLKPSFRRKITEALRSVKGVTVAGVTLKFESRVSLPDVLNALNDVGVIMAFDEAQYLRYYGARGGKEFLAMVAYAYDNLENMRFVFSGSEVGSLHDFLGTANYDSPLYGRVYGEITVKPFSRELSREFFRRGFEEAGMKVEEKLIERTVELLDGIPGWLVEFGYNYIETRDFDRAMESVILKAEKFMEGELRELARRSERYILILKAIAMGFDRWELIKDYLEARSGKIPNPRLANLLRNLEKMSWIRKVYRDGTKRYEIVDPVVARILRKFSRQAGL
- a CDS encoding ATP-binding protein; the protein is MILMSRFIDREEELEFLRRKWSSEKPELVIIYGRRRIGKTYLLQKFLSEVGGLYLLAEESETVLEDFSERLAEHFNDRLLRENPLRSWGAFFTYLAEKSSERLVVVIDEVQYIAKSQKDFLSTLQKYWDLYLSKTKIMLILCGSLVSFMEGVLSAKSPIYGRRTGVWKVEEMDFFNAWKFHDVDAETAVLIYSVFGGVPQYLADYNPELSFWNNLRELLLSKGAKYYDEPKFLLKQELRDVSRYFSILRAIALGYTRFGQIADKAKIDTKSLAKYLHVLGEMGYITEENPVIGKGKTLYKINDNLFAFWFRFVYPRKSEIEMGLDVIEDIKAEFNDYLGKAFEEIAKQFLVRLNLTGSLPFKFTRIGRWWHKGEEIDVVAINERERKIMLVEVKWKELSKKDAKNILRELKRKAKLIKLEDWEEHYGIIAKKIIEKEELREGGLLVWDLKDFEELRGQDNVPKESRNPTS
- a CDS encoding glucose-1-phosphate thymidylyltransferase, which encodes MKALILSGGHGTRLRPLTYSQQKQLIPVANKPVLFYAIEDVIEAGIREIGIIVGPNAELVKKTVLSVDWDAEIEFIYQGEPKGLAHAILVARDYLGDDDFVMYLGDNILREGIVRHKEKFEKSDYDASILLCEVPNPQQFGVAELSEDGKTIKRLVEKPKHPPSNLALVGIYFFRPIIHEAVRHIKPSWRNELEITDAIQWLIDNGYKVGWTKVTGWWKDTGKPEDLLEANRLVLDEIERDVKIDTKAKIIGRVKIEEGAQIDENTVIKGPAIIGKNAVIRNAYIGPYTSVGNNVVIEDTEIEDSIIMDGSVIIGAGRIIESIIGRDVRIVRSDGHPSGRRLIVGDKSQLIL
- the rfbB gene encoding dTDP-glucose 4,6-dehydratase, whose protein sequence is MRVLVTGGMGFIGSNFIRYILKKHKDWEVVNVDNLSYGSNPTNLKDIERDPRYTFIKGDIADFELVKGLVKKVDAVVNFAAESVAENELVAVYRNGRISLVTFGELFNQLSKTNKVIRDGKHEIIDVSGRNIKVLSFYNGYGAWFPLKKVIRHYYKGKLLCLRQKWGEICVTPNHSVYDVFGNLVSADSNPELLAIRRINYYPHEHKFRNTAKVRAEGNGHLRVVLDKVYTEEKLEALLRLLAAYISEGNATYNKANGSYTVVISSGNKEWLERLAKDYKLISNGSYSITKRKNGVYQLELNSKEFHQMCVKLCGKNASEKRLPDFVYGLDRKYQELFWKTLLEGDGTYRQWERNKTAEYTTVSRRLAAGLGLLLAVMGIDYTYYISKPRNGNHTSYTIRTRLFYNVSTGKREIIEIEYEGYVYDLEVEKSHNFIAGVGNIVAHNTHVDRSISNPYLFVKSNILGVYTLLEAIRKENPEVRFVHISTDEVYGDILKGSFTEEDRLMPSSPYSATKAAGDMLVLGWARTYGLNASITRCTNNYGPYQFPEKLIPKTIIRAKLGLKVPIYGSGQNVRDWLYVEDHVRAVEAVLLRGEAREVYNISAGEERTNLDVVRTILRIMDKDESLIEFVEDRPGHDLRYSLDSWKIMRELKWRPKYRFEEGIKKTVEWYLENEWWWRPLVDEKVLHPTPWKLEW